The Streptococcus sp. VT 162 genome has a window encoding:
- a CDS encoding nitrate ABC transporter permease, protein MRNLKSMMRRQISLLGFLGVLSVWQLAGIFKLLPKFILPTPLEILQSFVRDREFLWHHSWATLRVALLGLVLGVLIACIMAVLMDSLTWLNDLIYPMMVVVQTIPTIAIAPILVLWLGYGILPKIVLIILTTTFPIIVSILDGFRHCDKDMLTLFSLMRAKPWQILWHFKIPVSLPYFYAGLRVSVSYAFITTVVSEWLGGFEGLGVYMIQSKKLFQYDTMFAIIILVSIISLLGMKLVDISEKYVIKWKRT, encoded by the coding sequence ATGAGAAACTTGAAAAGTATGATGAGACGACAGATTAGTCTTTTGGGATTTCTTGGAGTCTTGTCGGTCTGGCAGTTAGCGGGAATATTCAAACTTTTACCCAAGTTTATCCTGCCAACTCCTCTTGAGATTCTCCAGTCCTTTGTTCGTGACAGAGAATTTCTCTGGCACCATAGCTGGGCAACCTTGAGAGTGGCTTTACTCGGTCTAGTGCTGGGTGTCTTGATTGCCTGTATCATGGCTGTGCTTATGGACAGTCTAACTTGGCTCAATGACCTGATTTACCCTATGATGGTGGTTGTTCAGACCATTCCGACTATTGCCATAGCCCCTATCCTGGTCTTGTGGCTAGGCTATGGAATTTTGCCCAAGATTGTCTTGATTATCCTGACGACAACCTTCCCTATCATCGTTAGTATTTTGGATGGATTTAGGCATTGTGACAAGGATATGCTGACTTTGTTTAGTCTGATGCGGGCCAAACCTTGGCAAATCTTGTGGCATTTTAAAATCCCAGTCAGTCTGCCTTACTTTTATGCAGGTCTGAGGGTCAGTGTCTCTTACGCCTTTATCACAACCGTGGTGTCGGAGTGGCTGGGAGGTTTTGAAGGACTAGGTGTCTACATGATTCAGTCTAAAAAACTGTTTCAGTATGATACCATGTTTGCCATTATTATTCTGGTGTCGATTATCAGCCTTTTGGGTATGAAGTTGGTCGATATTAGTGAAAAATACGTGATTAAATGGAAACGTACTTAA